The genomic region TAACCTCAAAATCCATCAACCTGTCAACCCTATACGGTTGACACCCCTGAACTCAAAAGATTGCTTGTCATGTTACGTTGTTCTTGCTATAACAAAGGATCTCTTTCAAGTTTGTGAAACTATTTGATGCGCattcaataactttttatacaatCCATCGTAAAATCACATTTCTCCTAAATATCTCTTCAAATTAACATCACACAAaagatttcaaaacacattctacaatatttaaatataataatattGATAACAATCAACAAAACACATTCTACAATATTTAAGTATAATAATATTGATAACAATCAAcaaacattaataataataataataataataataataataataataataataataataataataataataataataaagaaaatGAGCATGGAAAAAATACTTGAATGTAGACCATAAAAAACTTACAACTATGTTTAGGGATGATGAATATGGAAATATGCTATATTTATCAAGTACAACAGCAACGTTAGTAATTGCAGAAAGACTACAACAAAACAAAACCCCAAGGTACCATACAAcccttaacaaaaaaaaaaaacaatagaaTAGAAAACAAAAGACACAGCCTACTCAAAACTTACAGTTTGTATACCCATCCAAAGTAGCCACTAAAAACCATGAGAAACGGTGTAGTGCAGAAAGGAGAAGACGCCAACATCGACACGTCTTTTACATCGagtgaaaaccataaaaacaaatactCGTACCGGTGTTGTTTGGCCAGTATCAGTTGGTTCGTTACGACCCTGGTATGGTTCCGCAACGCGTATGTTTGCCTTAAAATGTAGTATAGAATATAGATCTTTTATCGACATTGGCAGGTCCTTTGGAAAGTCAATTCGTACAGCCCCTCCGCCACAACATGTATTGTATTTCAGTCTACTCTTTTAAGGGGACAATTTCAGCAGCTCTTCATACAAAAAAAATAGAATCTTTACAGTACTCACAAACATTAGTACAACCTCCCAAATCAATGTGTGCTCGGGTAGGCATAGGTACGCTCGGGTAATTGCATTTAGATAAATAAATGGTCAGACAAAATATCATGACATAAATGTGTGTGTATTTTGGCTTACCGTGCAGATTATTTTGAGGCCCAGACCAAACCGGCCTGTCTTGTACTAAAGAGTCTCTTTTTGCGCGAACATAAGAACCAAAACTGTTCGCGTAATCACGTTGACTAAAAACTGTAAGAGAGTCGTAAGAGTTATAGCTGGTTATAGCTGCCTTCCAGTTAATCGACTCATTGTTTCTTGTGATGCCGAACACTCCTGGTCCCACCTCATCAAGCACCATTTTTGCCTAAACAACAAAAATAATGCATCAGACTAAGTATTGAGGTTATTAGCATGTGAAACTTTTCATACTTGTGTAACCATTCAATCAATTTAATTGTAATCTACCATAGAGCTCAATTACAATATCAAAAGTAAAAAACATGTGTGACTTTAAAAGTGAAAAAAAACAGAATCAATAACAAAGTAACCATTTACTACCCCTGCACAGCCTTAGCCATTCCAAATGCAGCTGCAAATGTTAAGGCTCCAATCACAACCGTTTGCCCGGCACTCCAAACTGGTAATACGAAAAAACTAAAGTACACATATATTAGGGTTTACCACAAAGAACTTTAGGAGGATCAAACTGGTCGGACAAAAAGACTGAACAACTTGCAGGGCTAATCCATTGTACCAGTACTCCTCCATGTCTCCTCATTGTCATACAGAAAACATTAAAAACATGTATCAGTAATTCAATTTGTATAAATCATCTTGTTGTCTAGAAATCCAGGttttaaatacaaaaaaaaataccCGTGGATGTTGCCTGTGTCGCTTCAGCCGTCAGTTCACCCTAGACGCAACCATACTCATTCACTGAATGTCTCGTTTGAACCATTGAACTATAAgaatttaaataaaaaagaaaagatCAGTTCAAAGCGTCACAACCAACTCGCCAAACTACTAAGCCACCCTTTCCGGTTTAGTTTGTTATTTTCTAAAACCATAGTTAACTATTTAgtctatttttttttcaaaactgaTTGAACCGAAGCATTATCATCTATTTACGTCCAACTTATATGCACCTCTTCGGGTTAGTTTTCTTTAAACACATCAACGGCTTTCATACTTTTAATTTCACTATGCGCGAACCCCAACTCGCGATCCTTCTCtgcaatacaatacaatacaatacaaaccTACCCAAAACATCAGTCAGCTCATTTCGCACTCATTCTTAACTGAATGAAACAACTAAACTACCACAAACTCACCTTTCATGTGGTTACACAGTcaccaaaacatacaaaaaaaatgttatttaacAATTCAAAAAAAGAATTAGCACATGTTTTCTAATAACATAATCAAAAGAAAGAATTAGCACATAATCGTGTCGTGTTTACGGGTCATGTAAAATATTTACACCCCTAAAAGGTCGTCCAAAGTCTATTTTTAATGCATAAAACcttcaaaaacaattttaaaaataGATTATTGCTGAACTAATATAATTTTTTTCAATCGTGTTTGACGCACTAATTACTTGTTATAAAAAGTGGTTAAAGGGGTCTGCGTCAACCCAACCCAGCCCATTTTGACCAATACAGAAGtcaacccattttgacccatttaagaCTTGAAGAGAAGAAACAGAACATAAGAACATTTTTGGTACTTACAACCATATGAGGCATGAACCTACCATTATAGCTGACATTACGCCTAATCCTAGCCCGAAGTTTCCTTTCCAGAACCGGGTCAAACCCGTCATACAACCGCTACTGTTCATCAATCTCCTGCCGGGTGCTAGTAATAACCACCTCAGATGAATCAAGACTCGATTCTTCCGACTCTATCCTCCGCATGATTTTGTACGCAGTGTTAATTTCATCTTTCGTTAATCTTCCTTGTCTCAGAATTTGTTCCAACTTATCTCGACCAAGCGAATGACCCGTGAAAAGCATTGGTATGTTTAACGCATCGGATAACCGGCCCGCTAAGTCACCAGCATCCGTATAATGACCGTGAATCACAACGGGCCATACCGGGTGCCCACTGTTTAGCTGCTCGCCTAAAACTTTCGACATTTGCATTACGTTGAGATATTCTGCTCTGACTCGTAACAACTTCTTCAAgtaaaataacctaaaaaaaGACAAACAGTTTAAAAGTTCAACAAATATGAAGTAGAATATTTCTTGTGAGAGGAAAGAATGTGCACCATGTTGGTATGCGACAGCAGTATGCATTCCAATGCACTGATGGCCTTCTGACCCATGAACCGAAAATAATAATACTGAAGGAAGAAGAATGATTTGCATATAAGTTTAAAACATATAACCTATGTGTGCCACAATCAACCTAAGTTTATTTCGCTTACAAATGTCTGATACTTTGTCAGAATTTAAAAGTAGTTATAATGCATTATTATCCGAAACTGAACAATAGAGGTGGCAAAATAGGGAGGTTGAGTAACGCCTCAACACCAAAAACTTTATATTTTTCTGGCATAGGTTGAAACAGACCAGACCATGTTTTGTTGACCCAGAAAGCTTAACCATTTTTATAAGCAATCAATAATAATATAACTTGTCGAATAACTTGGTTCAGAAGAAGGTTTTatctaaatattttttattttatatgtttgacCCGTTAGAGATACCAGTTGAAATTGCCACCTCCAGTAAAATCTTGAAAGTAGAAATCTGACTGCGAATTCAAAGAAAACCCTAACTTCTCATATCTTGATTAAAAAGTGTCATGCATTGTCCAAAGCGACAAAACCAGGTTAACTTACATATTGTGAATACTTGTATTGACCTTGACCAGCAAAATACTCCATCCTATGGCTATACCCAGCCACTGTCGGCCCACCAACACCACTTTCCTTCCATTCCCCCTCCCCGTAACCCTTCCCCTTCTTTCCACCACTCTATTCATTTTGTCCTTAAAGTTGTCGTCAATAACTTCATGTCCATTGCTCCTTTCACCCTCACCAAATCATTGCTCTTATCAATCGATATCTCCACAAACCCTGTAAACATTCACACCGATAGTTAACAACGTTAAAAGATGGTGTCACTCGCACTACTCAAAATATGATATCCATAAATAGTTATTTACCCACATAAATAGTTATTTACCCTTGGTCTTCCTGTCCAGATCTTGAATCTTCTTGATGCATCCTCGGCAGTGTGATGGCATCTTCAACACCGTTGTCATCACCTGATTCATCGAAAAAATCACACAACAATTATCAATAAAAACTAATTATTCAAAAGTAGCTCAACGATGATGCATAACTTAGCAGAAGAGCTAACGTTTTTGTGTGTACTCTCGTCTTTCGCGGCAACAAACACCATCGTTATATAAAAAATCTATGACAATAATATATTTATGGTATTCTTATAAgtattaaaattaaaaagaacGTAAGGGTGATATATGACCTTGTGCAATTTATCTGAGAATGTGAATGCCTCTTGTATTTGTTGTCTTGCCCTGCAAAGTGGGTTATATGAGTGACAATAACTTAACTTATTTGGTAAAACAAATATGGAATTAACGAAGAGAGGTAGTAGTGAATCACATAAAAAAGTCGGTAACACAGTCAGGATGTAGAGTGTTCCTATACCtgtgttttaataaaaaaaaaatcaaccatGATATAAACTTAGGGGAAAAAATTAGATACAATAGTATATAATAACAACTGGATAGTGTTGTGGGGGTGAATAAGCAACTCCCAAATGATTTAGTGTACTCTCTAATATGCATATAATCTTGAATAAGCAATCGAAGTTTATGCACGCTATATACAACAACCAATTTAGATACATTACTATACTAATATTTGGTTGTTGCCAAGTACGGGTTAAAGAAAAATACCAAATTTCATACTCGCTGATTAAAGTTTAAACTAAGAAAGCCTATATAGCTAGGGCCGATTAAGCTTGTCTTAATTCATGCTTTTAATTAGCTGATGTCAAGTAACTCACGTATCATTTGACTTGTTTACACCCATGTGTTATCATCCGGACTTGCTGTTCATGGAGAAGCCACTTTTAAAACGTAAAGAAAGACCCCGTTTATATCCCAAAAAAAACCATCAT from Helianthus annuus cultivar XRQ/B chromosome 10, HanXRQr2.0-SUNRISE, whole genome shotgun sequence harbors:
- the LOC110882175 gene encoding uncharacterized protein LOC110882175, with translation MEEYWYNGLALQVVQSFCPTSLILLKFFVAKMVLDEVGPGVFGITRNNESINWKAAITSYNSYDSLTVFSQRDYANSFGSYVRAKRDSLVQDRPVWSGPQNNLHELLKLSP